Proteins from one Flammeovirgaceae bacterium genomic window:
- the purE gene encoding 5-(carboxyamino)imidazole ribonucleotide mutase — MSKPLVGIIMGSRSDLPVMRAAADFLSEVGVPFEITIVSAHRTPERMMSYASSARSRGLKVIVAGAGGAAHLPGMVASMTSLPVIGVPIKSSNSMDGWDSVLSILQMPQGVPVATVALDGSKNAGILAAQIIGTMDEGVAKKLDQYKETLKAQVLGTAQDLEKSGLPNP; from the coding sequence ATGAGCAAGCCATTAGTTGGGATTATCATGGGCAGCCGATCGGACCTGCCCGTGATGAGGGCGGCTGCCGACTTTCTCTCGGAGGTAGGGGTGCCGTTCGAGATCACCATTGTGTCCGCCCACCGCACCCCCGAGCGGATGATGTCGTATGCTTCGTCTGCCCGAAGCCGCGGGCTCAAAGTAATTGTGGCCGGGGCGGGTGGCGCGGCCCACCTGCCGGGCATGGTGGCCTCCATGACATCCCTTCCCGTTATCGGTGTGCCCATCAAATCGTCCAACTCGATGGACGGCTGGGACTCCGTGCTGTCGATACTGCAAATGCCACAGGGAGTGCCCGTGGCCACAGTGGCGCTCGATGGCTCAAAAAATGCAGGAATACTTGCCGCCCAAATTATTGGCACAATGGACGAAGGGGTGGCCAAAAAGCTTGACCAGTACAAGGAAACGCTGAAGGCACAGGTGCTGGGCACGGCCCAGGACCTCGAAAAGTCAGGGCTGCCCAACCCCTAG